In one Culex quinquefasciatus strain JHB chromosome 2, VPISU_Cqui_1.0_pri_paternal, whole genome shotgun sequence genomic region, the following are encoded:
- the LOC6035857 gene encoding phospholipase A2 inhibitor encodes MKFIRGVLLLSLFSLSIAIQYDCENDFFDENFCLISSLRASNEYPACKMQFPEHKSIQLQFAHLEYLSPVLVYRMPSVERLDISNSYVGKAFVKPELEYLKISGCQLSEVFLDPEEEYQLTDLHLPANQLTRLPKNLNHLKNLTMLDLTSNRLDYLDMSQFNGLTNLLWIQLNDNYLKVIFADGSVKLPALTDLSMARNDIGLLDMSRWEVPLLQEFYVSNNRLQELSGDFPKKFPQLRTVSLAENQWDCEWQLRVRSELQQQNCTFEWFDCRDSAHNLATVKSLKKEQQLRQSLKDTLEQFARNATGTTAVEFDDIVDDMFCRMYGVQ; translated from the exons ATGAAGTTCATTCGAGGAGTTCT GTTATTGTCCCTATTCTCCCTCTCGATCGCCATCCAGTATGACTGCGAGAACGACTTCTTCGACGAAAACTTCTGTCTCATCTCCAGCTTGCGGGCATCCAACGAATACCCGGCCTGTAAGATGCAGTTCCCGGAGCACAAGTCGATCCAGCTTCAGTTTGCCCACCTGGAGTACCTGTCACCGGTGCTGGTTTACCGGATGCCCAGCGTAGAACGGCTGGACATCTCCAACAGTTACGTGGGAAAGGCTTTCGTTAAGCCGGAACTGGAGTACCTGAAGATTTCCGGCTGTCAGCTTTCGGAGGTGTTTTTGGATCCGGAAGAGGAATACCAGCTGACGGATCTGCACCTGCCGGCGAATCAACTGACGAGACTGCCGAAGAACTTGAACCACTTGAAGAACTTGACGATGCTGGATCTGACGAGCAATCGGTTGGACTATCTGGACATGAGTCAGTTCAACGGGCTTACAAATCTGCTCTGGATTCAACTTAACGATAACTACCTCAAAGTGATATTCGCTGACGGTTCTGTGAAATTGCCCGCCTTGACGGATCTCAGCATGGCCCGGAACGATATCGGACTGCTGGACATGTCTCGCTGGGAGGTTCCACTTCTTCAAGAGTTTTACGTCTCGAACAATCGACTGCAGGAACTGAGCGGTGACTTCCCGAAGAAGTTCCCTCAGCTGAGGACGGTTAGCTTGGCCGAAAATCAGTGGGACTGTGAGTGGCAGTTGAGGGTTCGAAGTGAGCTTCAGCAGCAGAATTGTACATTTGAGTGGTTCGACTGTCGGGATTCGGCGCATAATCTGGCCACGGTTAAGAGTCTGAAGAAAGAACAGCAGCTGAGGCAGTCTTTGAAGGACACACTTGAGCAGTTTGCCAggaatgccaccgggaccaccGCGGTTGAGTTCGATGACATTGTGGATGATATGTTCTGCAGGATGTATGGAGTGCAGTGA